Genomic segment of Apium graveolens cultivar Ventura chromosome 7, ASM990537v1, whole genome shotgun sequence:
TGAATGTATTAAAAATTGAAATATACAATAATCTTAATAATGTTATGTTGTCTTTCTACCTTTAAACAACATTGAATCTTGAAGACATCCTCTATTACTAAAGTagttttaataaaatttaagatAGAAAATTATTTAACATGACTTAAAATGTTTCTTAATTAGAATTAAATTTTTTCTTAATTagaattaaattaataaattaagaaaaatacTGTTAAAACATTTCTTAATTggaaagctgttgtatagaaTTAATTAGAAACATAATATATTAGTGGACTTATATTTCAGTTTTgtttctttttaaaataattacttACCCAGAGTGTTCTAAAAATccccgatttttaaaaaatccccgattaattcttaaaaaatatttggctgatctatttttttaaattcgattaatatataaaaattatttttgaattatatattttataataaataaggtaaatatattaaatatttaaatatatctgatttttattccgattaatccccgatttgtCAATTAATCCCTAATCGGTACCTAAACCGATTAGTACCGATTACCGATTTTTACAACCATGCTTACacataaaattatagaaaaaattATTTGAGCAGTTTAGttgaaattaaatataaattttatattacttTATTAAGTGGATATTAtgttataaaataataataaaaggcATGTAGTGTATAATTTGACGGTGTATactatttaatgaataataatatatataagaTTGTAAAATAAGTTTATTtgattaattcaattaattatatGTTGAAATTTAATTTAAAACAAATTCTGGGAACATAAAGACATAGTGAGCTCACTACTTTAATTCTCAACTAGCTCTGTAGCCCGTGCGAGACACGAGCATGTTCTAAAATATTACAATATTTTTTATTAGTTTTGGTGTATCTTTGGGATAtttgaaaatttaaattaatGATAAATATTGGCCGTTAACAACCTTATTTTTCTATGAGTTGTATTCAAAGAAGTTCCCAATGATAATTATATTATAGTCGACTTGTTTGATACTCTATAATATGTTTTTTGTATGTTGTGTATTGGTGGTAATTTCGTGTAACATACATAGTATATGTGACCATATACTATTGATGTAGCaaacaaaaaaatatttttttgtgTTGTATTGATAAGAATTTTATGTAATATGATTTAAATATGATTATGCTATTGTCTATTTTGTAAGTAAGCATTTGATACTCGTTATAAATAATCGTATTAAATTTCAAacagttttaaaaaatattatgttTTGCAAGTGTACTCTAAAATTAGTGtgtgatttttttttatcaacTACTTAAACCATGATTAATATGATACAtgttattaaaaaatttgatgtAATTTAGTCAtgtttatattaataaatatcTGAGATATCtaattcttaattaaattaataactttttaaatgatatatattattgaaagtaatatatatatgcatatatatataagtgtgtgtgtgtttatatagctattaattacaaaataattaatatgtATTAATGAAGATTAGCTATTAATGGATATTAAATACGAAATAATAAATAGGATAAGGGTTAAACTTGTCATTTTGCATTGAATAAATTGTCTCATCCAACTCCcatttgctctattatatatataataatacatttttaatataaattggaTTTGTTTAAATGAATAGAAGTTTGTTTCTAGATTTTAATATGTAAAACTAATTAATACTTCCGGTTCTTAACCCAAAACTTTCACTTTCACAATAAGATATGCAGCAAGCCATATTTCATTAGTGACATCCTTAAGAACCAAAGGCATTGATCAATTTTTTTAAGTTAGGTGCATCTTGCTATAATTTTGGCATCCTCCTCTCTGCTTTTGCAAGCTCATCCGCGCCAGAATTTCACAATCTTTTTATGTAGCAGACAAATATGTTCGAGtgtttctccacaaaatctgaaaTGACAGGATCTATTATCCTTTCGTTATAAAAAGCACTTCTTACGCTATTAAACTCAATCACAATGGTAATATTATACGAATAAACCAAAATTTGATTGCAACCCAATTTTATCCCAATATTATCACAGAGAAATTTAAACGCATCAATCTCAACCAATTTTCTGTTTTCTTACTTGCCATATATTTGCATTCAATAAAAATCCATTCACCTTACTTTTTATGATACCCTAGAAATTTTCATTCCATGAACGGTCTAGTTATATTTTGTTAAACCTTTATCTAAAAAACACGAACTATCCATTTTAAGTTGACTTGTCACCATGCTTTCTCGATCAAAAACCCTTCGAGCTTCATAATTGGAGCTCTCAATCCTCGGATCCTAGTTAATTTCCACCACTCATATCCTCTAATTTTGAGTGTTTATTAAGATTATCCATTTAATTGGTAATCCTTTCTAATAATACCTTGAGTAATTACAAAACCTTTGATTTTCATTTAAGATTAAGGTTTTGTATGTTGTAAATTCCacgtattattattatttaaacttgGAAGTAGCATGTAGACTGATCATTTATAACATATGCCAATAAAATGTCAGTGTGTGATTAACAAATAGTAAGGATATAATGGAGCAGCGTCATGTTTAAACTTCACTATTCCTAGTTAAAGATATATCATTGCTTTTAGTTTAGTTTAAGGCGATTGCAAGTAGTTAATTTATCTATATGTATATCTTTAACCAGTGTCATCATGTTGAATAGTGAAGCTTAAACATGCTGGTTAAAGATATACATATAGATAAATTAACTACTTGCAATCGCCTTAAACTAAACTAAAAGCAATGATATATTTTTACACCTTATATGATATAAAACATTAAAAAAAAAACCTCTGGAGCTCTCTATCTATATCTCCCAGCTGCTCTAATAACTCCAGACTGAGCTTGAACTCCGACAACACCAATATCATCCAGTTTAACAGCCTTAAACATATGATATGCGGGTAGTTGTGTTCTATTCTTCAAATCAATGATTGTCCTAGATACATATTTTAATTGACAGAAAGCAATATATCAATGCTACCTTCAAAATATATGGAAGCTTGAAAGTACTCTTTTATTTATAGAGATAGTCGTACACGCTTCCCCCACtcctaaattttaaattaaacaaaattAATTTAGACATGCAAAAAATCATGAAGGATTAATTAACAAAGAATATGAAAAAGTAGAGGTCTGTGTGAAATTTCCTTTACAACTGAATATTGCATACATAGTGATAGCCTATAATAATTCAGGCCCAACTGAAGAGGCCCAGGGCCCAAATACAAGATCCCGGGACACGTGGCGACATCACCATCGTCCAGGTTCCCGGGATCCAGAACGTTCCTAAGGTCTGGATTTGATAGTACTCTGACGCATTCAGCTTTGACCTTGAGGAGcccaggacacgtggcaacatcaccaccgtccaggtaccCGGGATCCAAGACGTTCCTACGGTCCGgatctgatagtactctgacgcatcccaggcgtccagatgccctacagtccaaaaggcCAACCTACGGTCGAGATGAAAAGagacaaacccctaaaccctagtaaGAGGCCTATAAAAGGTAGAACAGAAGGAAGGTTACAGGTTACAATCTTACATACTCTCTCTTTCACCTATACTTATATGCACACACGTACACCCCATAAATACATTCGCATAATCCCCACTTTGCCCCTCTTCTCCTTAAAAACCCTTTCTcattctcacgccggaggtgccgcggggacgccacccccctccggttctgttttgtaggttcccaccctacagctaCACCGCACGTCGCCTCCGTCGCCGTTCAAAAGGAGTTTGAGTCCGGGTCCGGCCAGGAAAAGGCCCCGGGGTGATCTAGgattatcattggcgctagaaggaggggtcgaaCCTTCGACCAGTGGTGTTCATATCCGCAGCCCCATCACCCAGAAACTTGAAACACCATCTCCCAGTAAGAACGCTACTACCAATCTCTTAGATCTGTTTTTACGAATCTTATTATTTTGAGTTCATAGCACCTTTAAATAACCATGACTACGAGAAAAAGCAAAGCAGCAGTTTCTGCCTCTTTTCTTCCGCCTCCTCCCCAACCCAGGGATGGAGACATGGAAGACTTGGACGAAGGGCTCCCCATAACCCAGACTCCCTCTCAAAATCTCCAACAGGAGACCAGAGAATAGTTATTGAAAGAGCTGCCCACAAACACACAGGGGTCCCCACCAATCCATGGGGAAGCATGACCCCGGAACAAATACAGGCGGCAATGGACTTGTGGAAGGAAAAGCAGGACGCCGAGCCTGAGACCCGCCCAGGGGATCAGCGAGAGCGGTCCGACGAACGGTCCGGAGAATCTCGGGGATCCGTCTTCGACCGGATTGCGAAGAACTTCAAAAGGCCACCAGAGGATGCCAGAGACGAAATAAAAAGAGCTGCCCTCTGTGAGAGAATCCGGAAAGAAGAAGAGGCTAAAGCCCAGGAATCTATAGAAAGGAGAGTCCGGGAGGAGGAGGCCAAGCTAAAGAGAAAGGCTCACTGGATTCATGTTTCTTCAGACTCAGAGCTAGAGAAGGAATCCAAGCAAGAACAAATGACCCGGGTCCTTCGGGACCTTAAAAGGAAAGTGGAAGGCGACATGGAAGTAGGGGCGGCAGCAGCCCCGTTCACAAAGAAACTGGAATCCACCCCCAGGGAGTCGGGGCTGAAGCACTTCAATTTTGACTCTTTTAACGGACTGGCTGACCCCGAGGAGCATCTGAACTATTTTGAGCAAATATCTAATATTTATGATTACAGCGACCTGACTAGATGCCGATTCTTCGCATCAACGTTGAAGGGGGGTGCTCAGAAATGGTTCAGCCGCATACCATCCCGGAGTGTGGACTCCTGGAAAGACTTCCGCGAGATATTTTTGAAAAGATTCAGGGCCAACCGGATGAACGAGCTGCAGATGTGTCATCTAAAAATAATCAAGCAAAGAAGCAAGGAGCCCCTCCCGGAATTCATCAAAAAATTCCAGGAAGCAGTCAATCAACTCTCCAACTTAGAAGAAAAGGAGGCAGTAAACATCTTTCAAAGAAACTTGCACCCGATATCTTGTGAAGGCTATGTTAAAGACTTGATTCATAGGGAGCCCCAGAGCCTAGCATCAGCATATGCGTTTGCATCAAAGTTCATAAAGGAAAACGATTTCCTCAAATCAATAAAGATGAATAGAAGAATACACGATGATGATGAGTCTCCGGAGCGACGCTCGTCGTTTCGGAGAGACAAAAGATACAAGCTTGACAGGCAAGCAAACTACATTCAGCAGCCCCGGGGAACCCCACCCCGGGATACATACCCCGAATCAAGAAAGAATGAAAGGAAACCCAAGACAAAGAAGGAACCCAAGCCGGAACCGGAGTGGACACCCCTCAACAGGCCCCGGGCTGACATTTTGCGCGAAGTCAAGGGCAAGCCGTTTTATTATCCGCCAAAACCCTTGCTGGCGCCTCCCGAAAACAGGGCCCGAGACAAGCATTGTGGCTATCACGAGGATCATGGCCATACCACTAAAAACTGTTTCTCCCTCAAGATGTTCATAGAAGACCAAATCAAGAAAGgaaacatgaaccagtatcttcaAAGGGGGTCAAATGACAAAGACAGAGCCCCGGGAAGAGGCAAAAATGTGGTGAATATTGTTTTTGGAGGCACAGCCTCTCCACCTCGGAGCCCGGACCAGGAGAATGATGTGATGATGATCCAGACTCTGGATGATGAGCCGATCTGCTTCTCTTATTCTGATTACGAGGGGCTCGATCCGGACCACAACTTGGCATTGGTGGTGACCCTTGATGTCGCAAACAACGAGGTAAAAAGAATTTTAGTTGATAATGGTTCATCTGCTAATATTGTATTCGAGCACACATTTAATAGGATGGAGCTCGGCCACCTCCGAATGGACCCCTGTCTCGAAGATCCCTTGTACGGATTCAGGAACACGATGATTCCAATTCGGGGAATCATTTATCTCCCCATAATCTTTGGGACCGCACCCCGACAGATCTCTCATATGATGAAATTCTATGTGATAAGTGCAACCTCCTCATACAACATGATCCTTGGAAGGCCCACTATCACCAAGCTCAGAGCAATCCCTTCAACTATTCATTTAAAACTCAAATTCCCCGCCCCGGGAGGCGTTGAAGAATTAAAAGGAGATAGGGAAATGGCAGGTAGATGTTATGGTCAAGCACTTGTCATGGCAGAAACAGAGTCGGAGAACCGGAAGAAGATAATATCCCTACCCAAGGGACAAAGCAGAAAGAAGCATCGAGAGCACCTTAGTAAAAGGGCCCGTCTGGATGTGAATATGATTGAGGACTCCGGGTACGGTGTAACCAACGCTGATGCCCGGATTCAGAAATTTGTAGAAAGCAAGGAGAAGAGAAAGGTAGAACCTGTCCAACAGACAATAGAGTTAGATTTGGAACCTGGGAACCCCACCCGAAAAATCAAAATCGGCAAAGGCCTGGAAACCACATTCCAGAAGGAGCTCATCGACCTACTAGAGGAATACGCCGACGTGTTCGCTTGGTCCCCGGAGGACATGCCGGGGATTGATGAATCTGTGGCCATGCACAGCCTGGACGTGGATCCAAAACAAAAACCAATCAAGCAAAAACGAAGGAACTTTGTCCCGGAGAGACAACAGGCAATCGACCAAGAAGTCAAAAAGTTGTTAAAAGCAGATATAATCTGTGAAATTAAGTATCCGGATTGGATGGCAAATGTTGTGCTGGTCAAGAAacccaatggaaaatggagaaaGTGCGTGGATTATACAAGCCTCAATTCGGCGTGTCCTAAAGACTCCTACCCCCTGCCCAACATTGACCAGCACGTGACCTCGGGCCATgtaatgctaagtttcatggacgccttctcGGGATACAACCAGGTCAAGATGAACCCGGCAGATATTGCGAAGATGGCATTCATCACACACTGGGCTGACTACGCTTTTATTATGATGCCGTTTGGGTTAATCAACGCCGGGGCAACATACCAGAAAATGATGAATACCATATTCAAAGATCAGCTGGGCAGGAACATGGAATCTTATGTTGACGATATGATCTCTAAGTCGGCCACAATCCCAGAACACATCTGAGACCTCAAGGAGTGTTTCGACAACTTGAGGAAGTACAACATGAAGCTGAACCCGGAGAAATGCGCGTTCGGGGTTCCCTCTGGAAAGTTTCTTGGTTTTCTGGTCAGCGAAAGAGGAATAGAGGCCAACCCGGAGAAGATCAAAGCTATAATGGAAATGACAGTCCCCTGGACTCAAAAGGACATTCAAAAGATTGCAGGATGCTTAGCAGCTCCTCGAAGGTTCATCCCAAAATTGGCAGAAAAGTGCCTGCTTTTCTTTGAGATATTAAAGGGGGCCCAGAACAAAAAGATGATCGACTGGACCCCGGCTTGCCAAACAACATTTGAGGAAGTCAAGCGACATCTGATGAACCCACCTATTTTGTCAAAAGCAAAGCCCGGGGAACCCCTTTATCTCTGCATTGCAGCCGGGGAAAGAGCGGTATCTTCTGCACTCATTCGGAAAGAGAATGGGACACAGACCCCGGTATACTATGCAAGCCAAGTCTTGAAAGATGCTGAGACCCGGTACCCAAACTTGGAAAAATTTGCACTGGCTCTTGTGCACTCGAGCAGAAAGCTAAGACAATACTTCCAAGGCCGGGAAATCAGGGTAATCACTAATCAACCACTTCGCAAAATCATCCACAAACCAGACGCCTCCGGAAGGTTAGTCAATTGGGCAATCGAGTTGAGCCAGTTTAATATCAAATTTATCACGAGGACaaccataaaagcccaggcgttgGCCAATTCGTCATGGAATGCACCTTTCCGGAAGCCCCCGAGACGCCTAAAACCCGATCCGAGGGGGAAAAAGAGTCTAACAACCGGGATTCTTGGACATTACATGTTGATGGCTCGGCTACAGCCGAAAGGTCTGGAGCCGGCCTTATTCTCTCCAGCCCGGATGGATTCGCAATCCAGCAGGCCATTACCTTCGCCTTTaaagcaacaaacaaccaggctGAATATGAAGCTCTACTCTCCGGACTCAGGTTAGCCAAATCTCTTGGAGCAAGGAATTTAACAATTTATAGTGATTCTCAGATTGTGGTAAGGCAAACTAATGGTGAATATGTTGTAAAAGATCCCAAATTGGCCTGGTATCAGGAAATGGTTAGAACAATCCTGGAAACCATCCCAGACTCAACCATCTTGTAGATAAACAGAGAGGAAAATGTGAAAGCAGACGAGTTGTCCAAGCTCGTCCATAATACTTCAGATTTAAGCAGCTCGGTTTACTTCGAGGAGCTCGGAGCCCCCAACACCGATCGGCCCGAATTATTATGTGTTAGTAGCCCAGAGAACTGGATGACTCCTTACATAGCCTATCTCAAGGACGACACCCTTCCGGAAGATCAGAACAAAGCCCGATACCTCAAGTATAAGGCTGCACACTTCTTTTTAGAAGACAATCAGTTATACCGGAGAACTTTCTCTGTACCAACGTTAAAGTGCGTTGATCCGGATGAAGCGGATTATTGCCTCCGGGAGGTTCACGAGGGGATCTGCGGGGATCACCTTGCCGCTAAAGCTCTAGCCTACAAGGTCATCAGACAAGGCTATTATTGGCCAACAATCCACGCTGATTCAATTGTCTATGTCAAGAAATGTAGCAAGCAGCCTCCCTTGTACTTGCCTCTTTCAACTCCTGGAACTCCCGGGACAGCCGCTCGGATTCAGTCTTGTAGACCTCAGCAGCATCAGCCTTCGCCTGAAGGCTCCGGGTTATACAAACCAGTCCAGCAACCCGGGAGTTAGCCTGAAAACATTATAAATCATGATTAGGTAACACAAATACAAGAACACAAGAAGAAGGCAAGTAAGAAAAAGGCTTACGGCGGTGATATCCTCCTGAAGCCCGACCAGGAAGTCGTCGAGAGGCTCCTTCCTGTACTTCTTCCTCTCCACCGTGCTAGCATAGTTCTCAAACAGCCCCCTCCGGCGAGTCTCCGGGGTGAAACTAGCAAGCAGGGCCTTCAAAGTTTCCGGAGTATCCGGGGCCAGGTCAACAGCAGCCTTCTTCGAAACTTGGCCCTCAGATACATCATCACCTTTGTCCCCGGAACCCGCGGGAGCACTCTTCCTCTTTCGGGGTGCCGGAACCCTTATCACATCCCCTTGTTGCACGTCCTCGACCCGGGGCTTGTTGATCACGATCGTTGTCCTCCCCGGACGAGACGGCGCCGCCTTCCGGGCCGCATCATCACCCTCACCAAACTTCTTCTTCCCGGCGTCCAAGCTCGTCATTCCCCCAATCCTTCGCAGCTTGGCTGAGAGATCCTTAAGTTGGGCAGACATATTCGGGGGataaggaattaacttctgaatACCTGAGAAGGAGACAATAAATTATCAGTCCCGGATACAAACAATCAATAAAAgctaaaacaacaaaaataacaCTAAGGCAAATGACTTACATCCAGCAGCATGCATGTTTTCATTG
This window contains:
- the LOC141673872 gene encoding uncharacterized protein LOC141673872 — protein: MDLWKEKQDAEPETRPGDQRERSDERSGESRGSVFDRIAKNFKRPPEDARDEIKRAALCERIRKEEEAKAQESIERRVREEEAKLKRKAHWIHVSSDSELEKESKQEQMTRVLRDLKRKVEGDMEVGAAAAPFTKKLESTPRESGLKHFNFDSFNGLADPEEHLNYFEQISNIYDYSDLTRCRFFASTLKGGAQKWFSRIPSRSVDSWKDFREIFLKRFRANRMNELQMCHLKIIKQRSKEPLPEFIKKFQEAVNQLSNLEEKEAVNIFQRNLHPISCEGYVKDLIHREPQSLASAYAFASKFIKENDFLKSIKMNRRIHDDDESPERRSSFRRDKRYKLDRQANYIQQPRGTPPRDTYPESRKNERKPKTKKEPKPEPEWTPLNRPRADILREVKGKPFYYPPKPLLAPPENRARDKHCGYHEDHGHTTKNCFSLKMFIEDQIKKGNMNQYLQRGSNDKDRAPGRGKNVVNIVFGGTASPPRSPDQENDVMMIQTLDDEPICFSYSDYEGLDPDHNLALVVTLDVANNEVKRILVDNGSSANIVFEHTFNRMELGHLRMDPCLEDPLYGFRNTMIPIRGIIYLPIIFGTAPRQISHMMKFYVISATSSYNMILGRPTITKLRAIPSTIHLKLKFPAPGGVEELKGDREMAGRCYGQALVMAETESENRKKIISLPKGQSRKKHREHLSKRARLDVNMIEDSGYGVTNADARIQKFVESKEKRKVEPVQQTIELDLEPGNPTRKIKIGKGLETTFQKELIDLLEEYADVFAWSPEDMPGIDESVAMHSLDVDPKQKPIKQKRRNFVPERQQAIDQEVKKLLKADIICEIKYPDWMANVVLVKKPNGKWRKCVDYTSLNSACPKDSYPLPNIDQHVTSGHVMLSFMDAFSGYNQVKMNPADIAKMAFITHWADYAFIMMPFGLINAGATYQKMMNTIFKDQLGRNMESYVDDMISKSATIPEHI